CGACACAGCCCGCGACTATCAAAGGCCCTACTGGAAACAAGGAGACCCACCCCAAGCCACAAAATAAAAGAAACCGGCACCCCAGAACAAAAAGCAACTGGAATGCCGGTTTGTCAACGATGTCGCGACTCATCTGTCAAACATGTCGCGTGGGGTTGACCGCAATTCGTGGACACGTAGTGGGGCTACCTAGTGTTTAGGCAGCTATTTCTTTTCTACTGGTGGTTAGACCAATGTGGTTTTCGAAGTCGACGGGACTGACCATTCCTAGTGCAGAGTGCCGGCGCCGACGGTTGTAAACGACTTCCATCCAGTAGGCAACGGCCTTGCGCGCAGCATCGCGGGTAGGCCAACGCTTACGGTCGTAGAACTCGGTTTTAAGCGTCGACCAGAACGACTCAGCCATCGCGTTATCAAAGCACACACCAGTACGCCCCACAGACTGAGCAATGCCCAGGTTATGGCAGACTTCCCAGAGCTTCTCGCTGGTAAATTGCGTTCCGCGGTCAGCGTGGAACACCAGCCCATCAGGAACGTCACCGCGCAGTGTATATGCCATCCGCAGGGCCCGTTCGACCAGGCATGTATCTTGAACGCTATCCATCGCCCAGCCCAGCACCCTGCGGGAATGGCCGTCGCGGACCGCACACAAGTACAACCATCCCTCGCTGGTGCGTAGGTAGGTAATATCCGACATCCACACTCGGTTGAGATCACCAGTATCAAACACGCGCTTGACCAGGTCAGGAAGACTCGACTGACGCTTAGCTTGAATCGTTGTCACCGGGACAAAGGCACGCGGTGAAATCCCTTCAATTCCCATCAGGCGCATCCGCTTA
The nucleotide sequence above comes from Corynebacterium tuberculostearicum. Encoded proteins:
- a CDS encoding IS3 family transposase (programmed frameshift), producing the protein MFIVSQQRKKYTPEYRREAANLVIESERPIAHVAKEIGVSAGLLGRWVKLERERRGASDGMSEADLRAENARLRRELAEAKMDNEFLFKSDSLLRREATRAEKFELMQQEKANYSIKRMARLLKVSRSGYYKWADTQQKRLSGKDNRATFYDDVDRKIHQIWKDSDEVYGAPRITAELTERYRITLNRKTVAKRMRLMGIEGISPRAFVPVTTIQAKRQSSLPDLVKRVFDTGDLNRVWMSDITYLRTSEGWLYLCAVRDGHSRRVLGWAMDSVQDTCLVERALRMAYTLRGDVPDGLVFHADRGTQFTSEKLWEVCHNLGIAQSVGRTGVCFDNAMAESFWSTLKTEFYDRKRWPTRDAARKAVAYWMEVVYNRRRRHSALGMVSPVDFENHIGLTTSRKEIAA